Proteins co-encoded in one Papaver somniferum cultivar HN1 chromosome 5, ASM357369v1, whole genome shotgun sequence genomic window:
- the LOC113277267 gene encoding putative F-box/FBD/LRR-repeat protein At1g78760 has product MSQTKSLCSPTSLLNYPYTQQNNMSEAEDRISNLPASLLHHILYFVPTCDAARASVLSKRWKYIWRSIPSLHFEFEGSSQVNKFMNFVDTALELHDESNIEEFFLESDVHLSEPQIRKWISTAISHKVEVLTLILNQENPISMPSSIYTCESLTNLKLCSSPGICFPEYISFPRLRRLMLIGVEFIDECWNEQLFSNCPVLEILCMVSCTWSDMKNFCISNPALKFLLILNVEEEDGFLNCVLKIHAPSLESLTYKGRPAKDYALSSIPKLVEVHIDFFYEEFGAMIDYGAVVSKFLRAITHVAYLQISVRTLQVLSVADDLLNTLPSYHNLNQLHLTQKVTVGKALIGLLEKTPNLVSLDFEGFVPAFAGEEEDNSDNSGDDGGEDNHYNEDDGWAVGKVATRCSFLEHLKLVSFDKFTGNEREMRWLKLILNNAKALQALDVSFESISHGKSKRLMANISSLPKASASCLLKFF; this is encoded by the exons ATGTCCCAAACCAAGTCTCTCTGCAGTCCAACATCACTACTG AATTATCCGTATACTCAACAAAACAATATGAGTGAGGCAGAAGATAGGATTAGCAACTTGCCAGCCTCACTTCTTCACCATATTCTCTATTTTGTTCCTACTTGCGATGCTGCTCGGGCTAGTGTATTATCTAAACGATGGAAATACATATGGAGGTCTATCCCTAGCCTTCATTTTGAGTTCGAGGGTTCCTCGCAGGTCAATAAATTTATGAATTTTGTGGATACAGCGTTGGAGCTTCACGATGAGTCAAACATAGAGGAGTTCTTTCTCGAATCAGATGTCCACTTGAGCGAACCTCAAATTAGAAAGTGGATCTCCACAGCAATAAGTCACAAAGTTGAAGTACTCACTCTCATATTGAACCAAGAAAACCCAATTTCGATGCCATCATCAATTTATACTTGTGAGTCATTAACTAATTTGAAGCTATGTTCAAGCCCTGGTATCTGTTTTCCTGAATATATATCTTTTCCACGATTAAGAAGACTTATGCTTATTGGAGTGGAATTTATAGATGAGTGCTGGAATGAGCAACTCTTTTCCAATTGCCCAGTACTAGAGATTTTGTGTATGGTAAGCTGCACCTGGTCTGATATGAAGAATTTTTGTATTTCAAATCCTGCACTGAAATTCTTATTAATTTtaaatgtggaagaagaagatggttttctGAACTGTGTTCTCAAAATTCATGCACCAAGTCTAGAGTCTCTCACCTACAAAGGTAGGCCAGCGAAGGATTATGCACTGTCTAGCATCCCAAAACTAGTTGAAGTACACATTGACTTTTTCTATGAAGAATTTGGTGCGATGATTGATTATGGTGCAGTTGTAAGTAAGTTTCTTCGAGCAATTACACATGTGGCTTATCTGCAAATTTCTGTCCGAACCCTACAG GTTCTCTCTGTTGCAGACGATTTATTGAACACTTTACCTTCATATCATAATTTGAACCAGTTGCATCTGACTCAGAAAGTAACCGTTGGTAAAGCACTAATTGGTTTGCTCGAAAAAACACCTAATCTAGTATCACTCGATTTTGAAGGG TTTGTTCCGGCTTTCGCTGGCGAAGAAGAAGACAACAGTGACAATTCAGGTGATGATGGGGGTGAAGACAACCACTACAATGAAGATGATGGTTGGGCAGTTGGAAAGGTGGCTACCAGATGTTCTTTTCTAGAGCATCTCAAGTTagttagctttgacaaatttactGGCAATGAAAGGGAGATGAGATGGTTGAAACTAATTTTGAATAATGCAAAAGCTTTGCAAGCATTGGATGTTTCTTTTGAGTCCATTTCACATGGGAAAAGCAAAAGGCTAATGGCAAATATTTCAAGTCTTCCAAAAGCTTCGGCGAGTTGTTTGCTCAAATTCTTCTAG
- the LOC113278760 gene encoding uncharacterized protein LOC113278760 yields the protein MNLFWLGIGCGGLLVSHFLIVLFLTWRTGTSVHFTLSVPRFELFLLVLILPCISQSAAFVLRGHTTAGIITGALLLAIPVAVILSVSLFLIVAVFTNNFVQYKEITYKNVNKPWNTKMLDLFIGNSTQGKWFYKEGMPSSFLPGFGLLFEDRKGPPILVSVDHNDSNNVRKWTYSSESGIGRMKVVNIVKDSEAAKISISTKLLGCSRSAYVILDLLRRVTLGFISGAYSSPRSSQSIVAFSLTVVQLLCLFGLKPYIRRGVHVAESVSLLCEASSFGLFIFLGHKSFFEDRTSGIGMLTLLFTSFLAQLVNEWYALIKCLVELPQLGNVSFNLGIKCVAKGLILPFLPRKHWPRFLHGSSQPETGLVPVIPLGSETRDIGARHIDHPLSAMSATIVPVLGPGSSSVTKIQAQGSMFSKTQLVKKEVEEQRRKGIVLETDNEARKLRQLAKVSFPGFPVVEQGSCSYSQEGDYSLTQTTHCST from the exons ATGAACTTGTTTTGGCTAGGAATTGGTTGTGGCGGTTTACTAGTAAGCCATTTTCTAATTGTACTTTTCCTAACATGGAGGACTGGAACATCTGTTCACTTTACGCTATCGGTACCAAGATTTGAGCTCTTTCTTTTGGTCCTCATCCTCCCTTGTATCTCTCAATCAGCAGCATTTGTCCTTAGAG GCCATACAACAGCAGGAATTATCACAGGCGCATTGTTGTTAGCTATACCTGTAGCAGTTATCTTATCGGTCAGCCTATTCTTGATAGTTGCAGTATTCACCAATAATTTTGTCCAATACAAGGAAATTACCTACAAAAATGTTAATAAACCATGGAATACGAAGATGCTTGATCTGTTCATAGGGAATAGTACACAAGGCAAGTGGTTCTACAAGGAAGGCATGCCTTCATCATTCCTCCCAGGATTTGGGTTGTTGTTCGAGGATAGGAAGGGTCCTCCAATTTTAGTTTCAGTTGATCATAATGACTCCAACAACGTACGCAAGTGGACCTACAGTAGTGAAAGTGGGATTGGAAGAATGAAGGTTGTGAACATAGTCAAAGACAGTGAAGCAGCTAAAATTTCCATATCTACGAAACTCCTTGGTTGTTCGAGATCAGCCTATGTAATTCTAGACCTTCTACGAAGAGTCACTTTGGGATTCATCTCTGGAGCTTATTCATCACCTAGATCAAGCCAAAGTATTGTAGCCTTTTCTCTGACAGTAGTGCAGCTCTTGTGTCTGTTTGGTCTCAAACCGTATATTAGACGAGGGGTCCATGTCGCAGAGAGCGTATCCCTCTTATGTGAAGCATCCAGCTTCGGATTATTTATCTTCTTGGGACACAAGAGTTTCTTTGAAGACAGGACTTCGGGTATTGGAATGCTTACTCTCTTATTCACAAGCTTTTTAGCTCAACTTGTCAACGAGTGGTATGCTCTAATAAAATGCCTTGTGGAGCTCCCTCAACTTGGAAATGTATCATTCAATCTAGGAATAAAATGTGTCGCCAAGGGTCTCATCCTGCCTTTCCTCCCACGGAAGCATTGGCCAAGATTTCTGCATGGGTCGTCTCAGCCGGAAACCGGCTTAGTTCCAGTCATCCCACTTGGCTCAGAGACAAGGGACATTGGAGCAAGACATATTGATCACCCTTTAAGTGCCATGAGTGCAACTATTGTTCCTGTTCTGGGTCCTGGTTCGTCAAGCGTCACCAAAATCCAAGCACAAGGGTCCATGTTCTCAAAGACGCAATTAGTGAAGAAGGAAGTGGAAGAACAACGACGCAAAGGAATTGTTTTGGAGACTGACAATGAAGCAAGGAAGCTGAGACAATTGGCAAAGGTTAGTTTTCCTGGTTTTCCCGTCGTCGAGCAGGGTAGTTGCAGCTATTCCCAAGAGGGCGATTATTCTCTGACTCAAACAACACACTGTAGTACATAA